Below is a genomic region from Anoxybacillus flavithermus.
CTTCTCCGAAACATTCGTTTTTAAAATGTCAATTGGAATACTGATAAAAGAGGGACCCAGTTGTTCTGTCATAGAAGCCTCAAAAGCTTGATCAAGTATCGGAATAATATCATCAGGATTTGTTATTTCTGCTGCAAATTTTGCCATTGGTTTTATAATACTAACGTTATCTAAGCACTGATGGGTTTGATTATAAATTGCATCATTTGTCTCAGCTTGGGCAGCTAATGCAATAACTGGTGATCGGTCTAAACATGCCGAAGAGATGCCCGTTGCTAAGTTAGTTACCCCTGGGCCAATTGTAGACCAGCACACTTGAGGGTTACCAGTCAATCTGGCAAGTACATCAGCCATTATTCCAGCGGTAAATTCATGTCGAGTTAAAATAAAATCAATACCCTCTTGTTCATTAAAAAGAATGGATGATGCTTCACGACCCACAACACCAAATATATGTCGAATTCCCTTGTGATATAAATATTTTACTGTAGATGAGCAAATTCGCTAACATAAATTTACAACAAAATAAAAGAAAAGACATGAACCCAATTCTTTGATTAGAATAGATGTGCCAACAAACCATTCACAAGGAGGTTCATGTCTCATGAATAGATTAGCACATCATCAAGGAATCGACAAGTTTTTCACGATGTTAGGGTTGGCACTTTATTTCTCGAAACCTGTGATGAAGCATCTCGTTCATATCGTGGATGCGATGGTGACGAAAGGTTTTTCCGGGACGTTGACCGATCTTCATCATGGTAGTTTTCACCCGAATCATCGCACGACACTGAGCCATTTTTTCACGAAAAGTCCGTGGGATGAAGAAACATTGCTTCACAAACTCCAGCAGTGGATTCTTCGTCGTGTCGAACGCAGCTCGAAACAAGAGAATTCTCCCCTTTTTGTTTCAATCGATGATACAATTTGCCAAAAAACGAAGCCTTCGTCACGGGCAACACACGCCATTCAAGGGTGTGATTGGCACTATTCTCATGCCGAGAAAAAGTCAATCTGGGGGCATTCTCTCGTTTGGCTCATGGTTCATACGATGACCCAAGCGTTCCCTTTTGCCTTTCGCCTCTATGACAAGACGGCAGGGAAAAGCAAAGGGGAACTTGCGATGGAGATGCTTTCTTCTTTGGATGTGAGTCGCCCCGTTTATGTGCTCATGGATTCGTGGTATCCATCGCAAACGCTCGTGGAAGCTTGTCTGAAAAAAGGATTCCACGTGATTGCGATGCTCAAGACGAACCGAATTCTCTACCCGAAAGGTATCGCCATCCAAGCGAAGCAGTTTGCCCACTACATCGAACCGAAAGACACTCACCTCGTCACGGTGGGAAAAGAGCAGTATCGGGTGTATCGCTACGAAGGTGCTCTGAACGGTCTCAAGGATGCAGTGGTGATCCTCGCTTGGAAAGCGGATCAACCGATGACATCGGAACATCTTCATTGCGTCTTGAGCACGGATCGCAAGTTGAGCGATGAAGACATCTTGCGCTACTATGCTGAGCGTTGGTCGATCGAATGTTTTTTCCGTCAAGCGAAAGACCAGCTGAAACTCGATGGATACCGCGTTCGCGGGCGTCGGGCAGTGAAACGGTATTGGATCTTGGTGCAACTTGCGTATGTGTACAGCATGTTCGAGTCGAACAGTGATTTTTCGGATGGGCTCGATCTCCTGCGCAAGAGAAAAGGACATAGCCTCGTGGAGTTCATTTACTGTGCAGCAAAACAAAATATTCCCATCGATACCGTAAAAAAACAGCTCCACGTGGCATAAGGGGTATCCTGTTTGTCTCTTTTTATATGGTAATTATTGTGATTAAAATTGCTCAACTACAGTATTTTAGTAAACTTGATGCAACAGAATTTTTTGTATTATATAATATTATATAATACTGCATTATTCATCTAAATACCTCCTTTACGATTTTTTCTCTAAAGAAACAAAACAGTATTTAAGAACTCATAAATTAAATTAGATGCTAATAGTGACGTAATTCCATTGTTATCATAAGGAGGAGAAACTTCTACTAGATCAAATCCTACTACGTTAAGTGGTTTTAAACTACGTACTAATTGAATTATTTCTCGACTATCAAACCCGCCTGGAACAGGAGTACCAGTACCAGGTGCAAAAGCTGGATCCACTGCATCAATATCTAGTGATACATATACCGGTTCTTTACCAAGACCCTCAATATTTTTAATTACATCTGAAATACCTTTTTTGTTTATATCATCCATCATTAAAATCTTCATTCCACTCTGCAGTGCGTAGTCAAGGTCTGTAGAGGAAACAAATTGTCCACGGATGCCGATTTGTAGGGAGCGTGATGGATCAATTAGTCCCTCTTCAATAGCTCTTTTAAACGGAGTGCCATGATGATATTCGGTACCATAAACACCATCATATGTATCAGAATGTGCATCAAATTGCACTAATCCAACCGGACCATACTTCTTAGCTACAGCTCTTAGGATACCTAAACTTATAGAATGATCTCCACCGATTACAACTGGAAAAACATTTTCATTTAAAATGGATTCTATTGTATCTTCGATTAATTTATAGGTTAATTCTATGTTGTAGGGGCTTGCATCGATATCTCCATAATCAGCAATCCTTAAACGTGAAAATAAATCGCTTTTTGAATAATAGCTATATCCACGTATGAGCGAAGAATGAGATCGTATCTCCCTAGGACCAAAACGTGTCCCAGGTCTATATGAAGTTCCACCATCATAAGGAACCCCAATAATAGCAACATCATAATTTTTAATGTCCCGAGAATGAGGTAATCTCATAAAAGTTGAAATTTGTGCATAGCGTGGAGAGATTCCCGCATCCATAGGCTTGAATTCTCCCAATTATTCCTCCTCCTTTCTCGATTTATCATAATATTCATAACAGTTAATAAATATAACATAAAAACTCTTTTTAGTAAACATTGTTAACAGAAAATTTAAATTAAAAACATAATAATTTTTATTTTTAATATTTAATATTGAATAAATATTTGTGTTGTTGTATATTATATTTCAGTTTATATAGGAAAAATGAGATTGTTTATTCAATAATATACCATAATTTCATAATGTTGTTATAAAAGTGTAATTCGTAAAATATATAAAACCTAAATTTTAATAATTACATAATTTTCATATTATTTTTTACTAATCTAGGGAATGAGTATAGAAGGGAGATCGAATGTTGGAATACCAACAAAAACATCTTATATTACTAGAGAGTATGTTTTTTTCTACAGGTTTTGAGGCTTGTAAAATTGCGAAAGAACTGGGATATAAGGTTACATTAATTTGTCGAGATTTTAAACTTTATCTTAAAAATAAACCTTTAAATCAGCATCCACTTGGTTTAGCTGATTTCCATATTGAAACAGAAACGAATGATGCTAAAAGTCTTATTCAATTTCTTGAAAATTATTATGAAAAAAACCCATTTCATGGATTACTAACTTTCTCAGATTATTATGTTGATATTGCAGCGCAGGTAGCTACTTACTTTGGCTTTCTATCTCCTTCTCCAAAATCAGTTCAAATAGCACGAAATAAAGATTTAAGCCGTATATGCCTACTGGAAAAGAGTGTTCCCTCTGCAAAATTTCATATTGTAAAAAGTTTTGAAGAAGCTCTTAAGGCAGCAAAAGATATAGGCTATCCATGTGTTGTTAAGCCGACAGCAGAAACTAGCAGTTATGGTGTAGAATGTGTATTCAATGATGAACAATTATTAAAAGCTTTTAACTTTGCAAATTCGATTATAATAAATGAACGTGGTCAGCGTCGTGAAGGTAAAGTGCTGATTGAAGAATATATGGTGGGAGAAGAAGTAAGTGTTGAAACTATATCAATAAATGGAGACTGTCATGTTTTAGGGATTACTTCTAAAGGATTGACAGGATGGCCAAACTTTGTTGAATGCGAGTTTAGCTTTCCTTATAAAATTCCAGAAAATACAAGAAATTCAGTTATAGATGTTGTTAAATCTGCATTAAATGCAATAGGATATTTCCACGGTCCTTGTCATACGGAAATTAAATTAACAAAGGAAGGACCTAAAGTAGTAGAAATTAACCCTCGTTTAGGAGGACGATTTATTTCAAAAATGATTTCAGATTCTTTAGGTATTGACCCTATAAAAGAAGTAATAAAATTAGCTATGGGAGATTCAGTTGATTTACTACCTAAACGTAATATTGGTACAGCTTGGTCTGCCATTACTGCACCTTCTACGGGATTTTTAAAAGAAATAAAAGGAAAAGAGGAAGTACTAAAATCTTCAGGTGTTGAAATATTTATACTTAATGCAAAAATTGGTGATTTTGTTCGCAAGCCTACTAATAATGGAGATACTATTGGCTATATCTATACTTTAGGAAAAGATGCAGCCGATGCCAGAGATAATCTAAAAAAAGCTAGGGAAAAACTCCAATTAATTATTTCAAGTTAGAGAATATTTAAGGAGGGATTTTAAAAGTGGAAATTATTAACCCACTGAAAGATAATAATCAGGAGATTTTGTCAATGTATTTACCAAAAGGATTTTACACTTGCTCTAAAAATTTAGGAATAAAAGACGAAACACTTGATTTTACTGTTATATATTCTACGACACTCGCTACGGCTGCTGCTATGTTTACACAAAGCCGTTTTTGTGGTGCACCTATCCCAATTGGAAGAAAAAACGTTGCTAATGGACGATTACAATGTTTTGTAATTAATAGTAAGAATGCTAATGTGGCTACAGGTGAAGAAGGAATTGCAAATGTAAAAGAGATAATTCACCTTATCGGAGAAGAATTAAATATTTCTCCAGAAGATATTCTCCCTTCATCAACAGGTGTAATCGGCCGACAATTACCAATGGAAAAGATTAGGAAAGGGATCAAAGGCCTTAAAAACCAGATGATTCAGGGGGGGTTTGAGAAAGCTGCTGAAGCTATCATGACCACTGATACCTACCCAAAAATGAGGGTTTGTAAGGTAGGAAGTGCTACATTAGTTGGCATAGCTAAAGGATCCGGAATGATTGAACCAAACATGGCTACCTTGCTTGCTTATTTTGTAACAGATGCAAAAATCCCTTCAGATACGTTAAAAGAATTTCTTGAAGAAGCAGTAAATAAATCCTTTAATATGGTAAGTATCGATACTGACACAAGTACAAGTGACACTGTTGCTATTATGGCTAATGGTTTAGCAGGTAAAGTAAACTTTGACGATTTTAGAACAGCGTTAACAAATATGGCTATAGAACTTGCTAAGGAAATTGCCCGAGATGGTGAAGGTGCTACCAAATTACTTGAAGTTATTGTAGAGGAAGCATCTAGCTTCGCTCAAGCTAAAAAAGTTGGAAAAAAAATCGTAAATTCTCCACTTGTAAAAACAGCTATATTTGGAACTGACCCTAACTGGGGGCGTATAGCAATGGCGATTGGTAAATGTGAGGAAGAAGTAGAAATCTCACCTGAAAAAGTTTCGATATTTTTTGGTACTATACCTGTTTACAAAGGAAAACCGGTAAATGACCTAGATTTGGAACAAATTAGAAAATATTTGCAGGGATCGGAAATTACAATCCGAGTATCTCTTGGTTTAGGAAAAGATACAGCGACCGTTTGGGGGTGTGATCTTTCCTACGACTACGTTCGAATAAATGGTGAATATACAACTTAACTATCTAAAAAACTAAAGAAAGAAGGGATTTTTGTGGTACGTTGTACAGGTTTTGGTTTGATTGTAAGCCCTGACCGACATAATGAGGTAGTTGAATGGCCTTTTGCTGTTCAGGGAATCAATAGTACACGATTTGAACGGATAGAAAACTTGGAATACTCTAGTGTAATCCGAGGAGAAGAAAATTGTGTCAAAACGGCCTATATGATTGAAGAAGACATAGCCATATGGATGATAGGTGAAGTTTATAATAGAGAGTCTATTTGGAATACTATAATTGGAGAAGAAAAAAACTCAAGTGATTTAGATGTAGATTTATTATTAAATTTAATTAGATTATATGGGACAACAGCTTTACGACTTGTAAATGGTCGTTTCGCTGCAGTTATTCGTTTTAGGGATCGTTTACTTTTAGTTACTGATCACGCCGGGACAATACCTTTATATTTCCATATATCCAAAAATTCTATCTATGTAGCAACTGAGGCTAAAGCCCTTATTCTTGGTGGGAATCTTTCTCCTGGACTTCGCAAATTTGAGGATCGAACTTTTGAACAAAATATGATTGAAACAATTTTTAAAGGTATTAATCGCGTACCAATCGGATCTATTATTGAGATTAATCTTCGGACGTTTGAGATGAAAAAAGAACATCACTGGAGAATGCCTTCTGAAAGGCTAGTAATATCAGAAGAAAAGGCTTGTCACTTGTTATATGAAACGCTCGACAAAGCGGTAGAATTTCAGAAAGGAGAAAATGATTCAGTAGGTGTTATTCTTTCGGGTGGGATTGATTCCAGCGCTATTACAAGTTTAATTGCTCCTAAGGTTACAAAACTATATACATTTTCTATAGGAACTGAGTCAGCAAATGAATTTGAATACGCTAAACTTGTAGCAGATAGATATCAAACAGATCATCATGAGTTTTTAATCAGGGAAGAAGAATTTTTAGAAAAACTACCGCATGTAGTATGGGCTGCTGAGGTCCCACATGCAGAATTTATTGAATATTTAACACCAGTATATATAACTTATCAACATGCTCGCTCATTTACTAACCGTATTCTTACTGGATATGGATCAGATATTTTGTTTGGAGGTATGTTAGATCCCCACATGTCAATAGAAGAGTTGGATAATTATATACAACGGGATGTACTATCAATCGATGGTTCCAACGAGTTTACTCATACTATAGGTTTAGTTCATGGAATTTGGACAACCCATCCATATTGGGATCGTGAATTTTTGAGAATAACGCTACAATTAGACCCTAGATTAAAGAACTTACATGGAATAGAGAAATATATTCTTCGTAAAAGTTTTGAATCCTTTCTACCACAACGTAATGTGTGGCGTAAAAAAATTGGAGTTCATCAATCTACAGGAACTGAAAATGCCTTTACCAAATGGGTAAATGAAAATATTAGAGGTAACGAACCTCTTGCAGTAAGGAAAAATAAAATAATTTATAATCTACTCCAAACTCTCTATGTAGAGGGTGCAAATCCCGACGAAATTAACATAAATAATTCACGCGTGTTGATTAACCAATAATATCCATAAAAAGTATAGAAAAAAGAGCACCTTTCCTGTGGAATGTAAGCAGTTACACAAACAAACCCAGGAAGTGCTCTCTGTGAACAAGCATACCACACTCCCAAATTTGATACAAAAAATTGTTTCTGATGAAGATCTCCAATCGATGATCGAAGCCGTTGGCTACCAAGACACCTCTCGGACGTTTACGGTGCGTACGTTGGTTGACTTTTTTCTGCTGGCGGCACTCCACGAATGGAAAAGTTTCCGTCATGGTGCCGATGTGGCGAAGATGTATGGATTGCCGACGTTTCATTACTCGACGGTTTCTAAGAAAGCGAAAGAAGTTCCGTACGACTCATATTTCGCACCTTGGTAGGGCGGAACAAAAGGATTTTTTATTCAGTTTTTTAGAATAACTTTTCAACCAACACCAAAAGTTGTGACATCCTTTTTTTACCATCTCTGATCGTTCCTTTATCCCTTTAGACGTAAATACTCTCGTCCATCCCTAATCCTTGCAGAATCCTTCGCTGCTCGTACGTGGGCGGTTGCCCTAACGCGCGTTGGATTCGTCCATCCTGCAGTTCCAATGGCGCGCTCCACGGCGTGTCTTAGGCATCCGCTTCGACCAGCGCGGTTTTGACGATTCGGAGCGAAGAAGGCCCTCTTGTGATCAAAAAGTCGTTGGCGGTCTTCGTTTGCGCCAGTGTGTCTTTCGTCATGGCGGCAGAATCGGATAAATCCATTCCTCTTCGATTTTCGCCTGCTTCAGCTGTTTCTGCACGCGGGACAACACCTCGGGATTCCACGTCTTATCCGGCAGGTTGCCGTCGTGTACATCGCCGTAAAACGGAATGCCATCCTCGTTGCCAATCAGCCCAAATCCGATCTGCTTTTGCCAACGATGATGTCGGTTGTAGCCATGCGTAATCCGCAAGGCATCCGGAGAGGCTGATTCATACGTACCGTAAACCGATACATCGGTCGTATCGGCATGGAACACCCGAAGAGGGATTCCTTCTTTCTTGTAAATTTGCACAAGACAGGCGGAAAGAACCGCGTGGATATTGGCGTCGTACAGTCGATAGAGATGGCGCGCGATGG
It encodes:
- a CDS encoding IS701 family transposase — translated: MNRLAHHQGIDKFFTMLGLALYFSKPVMKHLVHIVDAMVTKGFSGTLTDLHHGSFHPNHRTTLSHFFTKSPWDEETLLHKLQQWILRRVERSSKQENSPLFVSIDDTICQKTKPSSRATHAIQGCDWHYSHAEKKSIWGHSLVWLMVHTMTQAFPFAFRLYDKTAGKSKGELAMEMLSSLDVSRPVYVLMDSWYPSQTLVEACLKKGFHVIAMLKTNRILYPKGIAIQAKQFAHYIEPKDTHLVTVGKEQYRVYRYEGALNGLKDAVVILAWKADQPMTSEHLHCVLSTDRKLSDEDILRYYAERWSIECFFRQAKDQLKLDGYRVRGRRAVKRYWILVQLAYVYSMFESNSDFSDGLDLLRKRKGHSLVEFIYCAAKQNIPIDTVKKQLHVA
- a CDS encoding ATP-dependent carboxylate-amine ligase codes for the protein MLEYQQKHLILLESMFFSTGFEACKIAKELGYKVTLICRDFKLYLKNKPLNQHPLGLADFHIETETNDAKSLIQFLENYYEKNPFHGLLTFSDYYVDIAAQVATYFGFLSPSPKSVQIARNKDLSRICLLEKSVPSAKFHIVKSFEEALKAAKDIGYPCVVKPTAETSSYGVECVFNDEQLLKAFNFANSIIINERGQRREGKVLIEEYMVGEEVSVETISINGDCHVLGITSKGLTGWPNFVECEFSFPYKIPENTRNSVIDVVKSALNAIGYFHGPCHTEIKLTKEGPKVVEINPRLGGRFISKMISDSLGIDPIKEVIKLAMGDSVDLLPKRNIGTAWSAITAPSTGFLKEIKGKEEVLKSSGVEIFILNAKIGDFVRKPTNNGDTIGYIYTLGKDAADARDNLKKAREKLQLIISS
- a CDS encoding transposase, whose translation is MNVQIRAIYESPYLNIISTIFKDLGLPRLIDRLVPVNPQCQTRASDVVWLLTLDILSGRQALVHVERWEHDIDLPKLIRLGLSPSWFNDDAIARHLYRLYDANIHAVLSACLVQIYKKEGIPLRVFHADTTDVSVYGTYESASPDALRITHGYNRHHRWQKQIGFGLIGNEDGIPFYGDVHDGNLPDKTWNPEVLSRVQKQLKQAKIEEEWIYPILPP
- a CDS encoding asparagine synthase, encoding MVRCTGFGLIVSPDRHNEVVEWPFAVQGINSTRFERIENLEYSSVIRGEENCVKTAYMIEEDIAIWMIGEVYNRESIWNTIIGEEKNSSDLDVDLLLNLIRLYGTTALRLVNGRFAAVIRFRDRLLLVTDHAGTIPLYFHISKNSIYVATEAKALILGGNLSPGLRKFEDRTFEQNMIETIFKGINRVPIGSIIEINLRTFEMKKEHHWRMPSERLVISEEKACHLLYETLDKAVEFQKGENDSVGVILSGGIDSSAITSLIAPKVTKLYTFSIGTESANEFEYAKLVADRYQTDHHEFLIREEEFLEKLPHVVWAAEVPHAEFIEYLTPVYITYQHARSFTNRILTGYGSDILFGGMLDPHMSIEELDNYIQRDVLSIDGSNEFTHTIGLVHGIWTTHPYWDREFLRITLQLDPRLKNLHGIEKYILRKSFESFLPQRNVWRKKIGVHQSTGTENAFTKWVNENIRGNEPLAVRKNKIIYNLLQTLYVEGANPDEININNSRVLINQ
- a CDS encoding bifunctional ornithine acetyltransferase/N-acetylglutamate synthase, coding for MEIINPLKDNNQEILSMYLPKGFYTCSKNLGIKDETLDFTVIYSTTLATAAAMFTQSRFCGAPIPIGRKNVANGRLQCFVINSKNANVATGEEGIANVKEIIHLIGEELNISPEDILPSSTGVIGRQLPMEKIRKGIKGLKNQMIQGGFEKAAEAIMTTDTYPKMRVCKVGSATLVGIAKGSGMIEPNMATLLAYFVTDAKIPSDTLKEFLEEAVNKSFNMVSIDTDTSTSDTVAIMANGLAGKVNFDDFRTALTNMAIELAKEIARDGEGATKLLEVIVEEASSFAQAKKVGKKIVNSPLVKTAIFGTDPNWGRIAMAIGKCEEEVEISPEKVSIFFGTIPVYKGKPVNDLDLEQIRKYLQGSEITIRVSLGLGKDTATVWGCDLSYDYVRINGEYTT
- a CDS encoding agmatinase; protein product: MDAGISPRYAQISTFMRLPHSRDIKNYDVAIIGVPYDGGTSYRPGTRFGPREIRSHSSLIRGYSYYSKSDLFSRLRIADYGDIDASPYNIELTYKLIEDTIESILNENVFPVVIGGDHSISLGILRAVAKKYGPVGLVQFDAHSDTYDGVYGTEYHHGTPFKRAIEEGLIDPSRSLQIGIRGQFVSSTDLDYALQSGMKILMMDDINKKGISDVIKNIEGLGKEPVYVSLDIDAVDPAFAPGTGTPVPGGFDSREIIQLVRSLKPLNVVGFDLVEVSPPYDNNGITSLLASNLIYEFLNTVLFL